Proteins from a single region of Pseudodesulfovibrio portus:
- a CDS encoding OmpP1/FadL family transporter, with translation MKRASVYFVMSLLVCLFAVAATAQAGGFGLFEWGNAALGQGTAYYATGDDPSVIAYNPAQMTRLEGIQVYAGVTAISPNSDVNINGTKNSTSQQVFAVPHAYATYQVNDKLFIGAGEFTRFGLGTKYEDGWTGATLLREAKLESFSFNPTIAYKVNDSLSIAGGLEIIKGSFYVTKQHFATGRPFNVEVEGTSLSGNVGLLYDFTDDFSVGFSYRAPVSFTGHGDAELDGLLPQTNATVEATFPDQYSLGLGYQLTEDLSFEFDVIFTRWELFNDMSFDFESALYPDNVETFNYKNTWRFQLGTEYMATDNWALRAGYVFDQTPTRHAYASLMLPANDRHMFTLGTGYTFGDLTADLAGMYIFTEEREALTMFDGATRSSVDFKQGQTWGLGLSLGYKF, from the coding sequence ATGAAACGTGCATCCGTCTATTTCGTCATGAGTTTGCTCGTCTGCCTGTTCGCTGTTGCAGCGACCGCCCAGGCAGGCGGTTTCGGCCTGTTCGAATGGGGCAACGCAGCCCTCGGCCAGGGCACCGCTTACTACGCAACCGGTGACGATCCGTCCGTCATCGCCTACAATCCGGCCCAGATGACCCGCCTCGAGGGTATACAGGTCTATGCCGGCGTTACCGCCATTTCCCCGAATTCCGATGTCAACATCAACGGGACCAAGAATTCGACTTCCCAGCAGGTCTTCGCCGTCCCGCATGCCTATGCGACCTATCAGGTGAACGACAAGCTGTTCATCGGCGCAGGCGAGTTCACCCGTTTCGGCCTGGGCACCAAGTACGAAGACGGCTGGACCGGCGCCACATTGCTGCGCGAGGCCAAGCTCGAGTCCTTCTCCTTCAACCCGACCATCGCATACAAGGTGAACGACTCCCTGTCCATCGCCGGCGGTCTCGAGATCATCAAGGGCTCCTTCTACGTGACCAAGCAGCACTTTGCCACCGGCAGGCCGTTCAACGTCGAGGTCGAGGGAACGTCTCTTTCCGGTAACGTCGGCCTGTTGTATGATTTCACCGACGACTTTTCCGTGGGCTTCTCCTACCGGGCTCCGGTCAGTTTCACCGGCCACGGCGACGCGGAACTGGACGGGCTCCTGCCTCAGACCAACGCCACTGTCGAAGCCACTTTCCCTGATCAGTACTCCCTGGGCCTCGGCTATCAGCTGACCGAAGACCTGAGCTTTGAATTCGATGTCATCTTCACCCGCTGGGAACTGTTCAACGACATGTCGTTCGATTTTGAAAGCGCCTTGTACCCCGACAACGTCGAGACCTTCAACTACAAGAACACCTGGCGTTTCCAGCTCGGCACCGAATACATGGCCACCGACAACTGGGCTCTGCGCGCCGGTTACGTGTTCGACCAGACCCCGACCCGGCATGCGTACGCATCCCTGATGCTGCCCGCCAACGATCGGCACATGTTCACCCTCGGCACCGGGTACACCTTCGGTGACCTGACCGCCGACCTGGCCGGCATGTACATCTTCACCGAAGAGCGTGAAGCCCTGACCATGTTCGACGGCGCGACCAGGAGTTCCGTGGACTTCAAGCAGGGACAGACCTGGGGCCTGGGCCTCTCTCTCGGCTACAAGTTCTAG
- a CDS encoding DUF4198 domain-containing protein, with amino-acid sequence MKKMIAVVAVLAAVLFAGQAFAHFGMLIPDTDATSQDKRTVEMVLSFSHPFEGVGMELEKPAEFFVVVDGQNKTDLLPTLKETKVMDHLAWKTSYQVKRPGLYAFVFDPVPYKEDAENNYIRHITKVVVDGYGEGEEWNQPLGLKTEIVPLTRPFGNYAGNVFQGVVMLDGKPAPYTRVEVEFYNKDGKRTAPDERMVTQEVIADGNGVFTFVCPWKGWWGFAGLNADAQPYEGRELELGAVIWVEMK; translated from the coding sequence ATGAAAAAGATGATCGCCGTAGTCGCCGTTCTGGCGGCGGTATTGTTCGCCGGACAGGCGTTTGCGCACTTCGGTATGCTCATTCCCGACACCGACGCCACCAGCCAGGACAAGCGGACCGTGGAAATGGTCCTGTCGTTCTCACATCCCTTCGAGGGAGTGGGCATGGAGCTCGAGAAGCCCGCAGAATTTTTCGTGGTCGTGGATGGTCAGAACAAGACCGATCTGCTGCCGACCCTCAAGGAGACCAAGGTCATGGATCATCTGGCCTGGAAGACGTCCTATCAGGTCAAGCGGCCCGGCTTATACGCCTTTGTCTTTGACCCGGTTCCCTACAAGGAAGACGCAGAGAACAACTACATCCGTCACATCACCAAGGTCGTGGTGGACGGCTACGGCGAGGGCGAGGAATGGAACCAGCCCCTGGGTCTGAAGACCGAGATCGTGCCCCTGACCCGTCCCTTCGGCAATTACGCCGGGAACGTGTTCCAGGGCGTGGTCATGCTGGACGGCAAGCCCGCTCCGTATACCCGCGTGGAAGTGGAGTTCTACAACAAGGACGGCAAGAGGACCGCGCCCGACGAGCGCATGGTCACCCAGGAAGTGATCGCCGACGGCAACGGCGTCTTCACCTTTGTCTGCCCGTGGAAGGGGTGGTGGGGATTTGCCGGCCTGAACGCCGACGCGCAGCCCTATGAGGGCCGGGAGCTGGAACTCGGTGCCGTCATCTGGGTCGAAATGAAATAA
- a CDS encoding bile acid:sodium symporter family protein, translating to MTVHAIPQFIERQFLLIAVVASALALAWPQSFIWVKPHIPLGLGLIMFGMGLTLEFEDFRNILRKWPLVGLGMVLQYVIMPGLAVGVSFILGLPPEAVVGMVVVGACPGGTASNVIAYLARANVPLSVTMTLASTCLAPVLTPAIIYLILERQVEIEFWSMVRSVFWIVIFPLVDGLVLRRLFRARLEPVLRYFPSFSIIVIVLLIACIMGLNRETLLAFPVLVLLGVALHNGFGLAAGYGVARLFRCSRQDARTLAIEVGMQNSGLGVALAVKHFGVATALPGALFSLWHNLSGVALARRWNRRNG from the coding sequence ATGACCGTTCACGCGATTCCTCAATTCATCGAGAGGCAGTTTCTCCTCATCGCGGTCGTTGCGTCCGCCCTGGCATTGGCGTGGCCGCAGTCCTTCATCTGGGTCAAGCCGCATATCCCGCTCGGCCTCGGGCTGATCATGTTCGGCATGGGGCTGACCCTGGAATTCGAGGATTTCCGCAATATCCTGCGCAAGTGGCCGCTGGTCGGCCTCGGCATGGTCCTGCAATACGTGATCATGCCCGGCCTGGCCGTGGGCGTTTCCTTTATTCTCGGCCTGCCCCCGGAAGCCGTTGTCGGCATGGTGGTCGTGGGTGCGTGCCCGGGCGGCACAGCCTCCAATGTCATCGCCTACCTGGCCCGGGCCAATGTCCCGCTGTCCGTGACCATGACCCTTGCGTCCACCTGCCTGGCGCCGGTTCTTACACCGGCCATCATCTACCTGATCCTGGAGCGGCAGGTGGAGATCGAGTTCTGGTCCATGGTCCGGTCGGTATTCTGGATCGTGATCTTCCCGCTGGTGGACGGCCTGGTGCTGCGCAGGCTCTTCCGGGCAAGGCTGGAGCCGGTGCTGCGCTATTTCCCCTCCTTTTCGATCATCGTCATCGTCTTGCTCATCGCCTGCATCATGGGGTTGAACCGGGAAACCCTGCTCGCCTTTCCTGTTCTGGTCCTGTTGGGCGTGGCCCTGCACAACGGCTTCGGCCTGGCCGCCGGATACGGCGTGGCCCGGCTCTTCCGTTGCTCCAGGCAGGACGCCCGCACCCTGGCCATCGAGGTGGGCATGCAGAACTCCGGGCTCGGCGTAGCCCTGGCGGTCAAGCACTTCGGCGTGGCCACGGCTTTGCCCGGCGCGTTGTTCAGCCTGTGGCACAACCTCTCCGGGGTGGCGTTGGCCCGCCGCTGGAATCGCAGGAACGGGTAG
- the arsS gene encoding arsenosugar biosynthesis radical SAM (seleno)protein ArsS (Some members of this family are selenoproteins.) gives MNEFDTRVGGTLKAAGLEVLQVNVGLKCNQACIHCHLECSPQRAEVMTRETMDRIVRMAALIKPRLVDITGGAPELNPHLKSFVTDLMAAGHAVQVRTNLSAMTEPGMEDYPKFFADNGIGLVASMPCYLEENVARMRGGECFPKSIAMLKKLNGLGYGLEEGLTLDLVFNPGGPALPPGQECLEKAYKKEMSERYGIVFNRLLTITNLPIGRFMDELGEQGKAGEYMTLLKDSFNPATVDGLMCRHQVNIGWDGRLYDCDFNQALDLPVNGEAPDNVDDFDLARMVHRQVVTGPHCFGCTAGAGSSCGGALDT, from the coding sequence ATGAATGAATTCGATACGCGCGTGGGCGGGACCCTCAAGGCCGCCGGGTTGGAAGTGCTGCAGGTCAACGTCGGCCTGAAATGCAACCAGGCGTGCATACATTGTCACTTGGAATGTTCCCCGCAGAGGGCAGAGGTCATGACCCGGGAGACCATGGACCGCATCGTCCGTATGGCCGCCCTGATCAAGCCCCGTCTGGTGGACATCACCGGGGGTGCGCCGGAACTCAACCCCCATCTCAAATCCTTTGTGACCGATCTTATGGCCGCAGGCCATGCGGTCCAGGTGCGGACCAACCTGTCCGCCATGACCGAGCCCGGCATGGAGGACTATCCGAAGTTCTTTGCCGACAACGGGATCGGGCTGGTCGCTTCCATGCCGTGTTACCTGGAGGAGAACGTCGCCCGGATGCGCGGCGGCGAGTGCTTTCCCAAGTCCATCGCCATGCTCAAGAAGCTCAACGGCCTCGGCTACGGCCTGGAGGAGGGGCTGACCCTCGACCTGGTCTTCAACCCCGGCGGACCGGCGCTGCCTCCCGGCCAGGAGTGCCTGGAAAAGGCGTACAAGAAGGAGATGAGCGAGCGCTACGGCATCGTGTTCAATCGCCTCCTGACCATCACCAATCTGCCCATAGGCCGATTCATGGACGAGCTCGGGGAGCAGGGCAAGGCCGGGGAGTACATGACCCTGCTCAAGGATTCGTTCAATCCGGCCACCGTGGACGGGCTGATGTGCCGCCACCAGGTGAATATCGGCTGGGACGGACGGCTTTATGACTGTGATTTCAACCAGGCTCTGGATCTGCCCGTGAACGGGGAAGCGCCGGACAATGTGGACGACTTCGATCTGGCCAGGATGGTCCACAGGCAGGTGGTCACCGGCCCGCATTGCTTCGGCTGCACGGCGGGCGCGGGGTCGAGCTGCGGCGGGGCCCTGGACACCTGA
- a CDS encoding hybrid sensor histidine kinase/response regulator: MPLFVRHNNKRSLVQYLTTSLIAVVFLSSLAISSVVFFVLYTKSEAQFEQRATEAMTHLSHSLEPYLWHMEEGSVVSLCETFTRLDIVVYINVADHRGNNIYEYGQLGDNTIVKESTIVYEGVEVGSVKLGLTPAVFKQKVFETTWISLLSLLSVVMILGFFTKLVLNKTLRTPLGHLIGRIEAMAAGKYEEGERENRFSEMQVILSKFNEMTEQVRLREDELRVSEQKYRHLFETSIEGILTTDKDFRIAMVNKVMAEMFGYTETEMLGMPVEKLVHADEHDEHGIETDKRRTGHASRYERRFVRKDGSVVSALVSSTPTFDDQGIFNGSFNMVTNITDLRRAQAELKLANDQLERRVVERTDELNKTNRLLQSEIHIRRQTEKAIIEAKESAEEATRAKSEFLANMSHEIRTPMNAIIGMTHLAKMTKLTAVQKDYLNKIDISARSLLGIINDILDMSKVEAGMLAVEATEFRLNEVLEQLATIISPRANEKKLEFLINVDKEVPPVLVGDSMRLSQILINLCNNAVKFTDNGSVVVSIDKVEDCDSDVKLRFSVKDDGIGIRSDQIDRLFEPFTQADTSTTRKYGGSGLGLHLCNRLVELMGGLIGVESEVGKGSTFWFEITLPIRDWDEGESVLPGNMRGMRTLVVDDNPTSRVILKGMLEHIGLRVDLASSGFEAIDKLRESPDGEYSLLVIDWRMPELDGIDTAGKIMLDPMIPVKPPMVMVSAYGNAALVKKSNEMGFKGLLFKPVNQSFLFNLVVEILGKGMVTTTQALTDGRDADRLAGSRVLLAEDNEINRQVAHEILSTMGVRIAEVVNGKEALDYLEDNEVDLVLMDIQMPVMDGYEATAAIRKQVRFRDLPVIAMTAHAMIDDIEESRRSGMNDHIAKPFDPDDLFSMLCKWIPESKVEVDEVKIDEVADEGKETTLPSLAGIDVELGLKRARGNEKLYRNLLLLLEDKYADAADEIEKALAEGLRPDGVSLAHSVKGTSGMLGAMDLFEMASRLEMALDDDSCPDVSAELGAFREALEVVIDSVRIVRAGTTETGLGHDLKVADVEELRAALAELKAPLSRGAPMESRDGAEKVRSLGWPAELETDVAELLRLIAEYDFKKALGLAAELEKRL; encoded by the coding sequence GTGCCGCTTTTCGTACGCCACAACAATAAGAGATCCCTGGTCCAATATCTGACCACGAGCCTTATCGCCGTTGTCTTCCTGTCTTCCCTGGCGATTTCTTCGGTGGTCTTTTTCGTCCTTTATACGAAATCCGAGGCCCAGTTCGAGCAACGGGCCACCGAGGCCATGACCCATCTTTCCCATTCCCTGGAGCCGTATCTGTGGCACATGGAGGAAGGCTCGGTGGTCAGCCTGTGCGAGACCTTCACCCGGCTCGACATCGTGGTCTACATCAACGTGGCCGATCATCGCGGTAATAATATTTATGAATACGGCCAGTTGGGCGATAATACCATCGTCAAGGAATCGACCATCGTATACGAGGGCGTCGAGGTCGGTTCGGTAAAGCTGGGCCTGACGCCCGCAGTATTCAAGCAAAAGGTGTTCGAGACCACCTGGATCAGCCTCCTGTCCCTGCTGTCCGTGGTCATGATTCTTGGTTTCTTCACCAAGCTGGTGTTGAACAAGACCCTGAGGACGCCCCTCGGTCACCTTATCGGGCGCATCGAGGCCATGGCTGCGGGCAAATATGAGGAAGGAGAGCGGGAGAACCGGTTCTCCGAGATGCAGGTTATCCTGTCCAAGTTCAACGAGATGACGGAACAGGTGCGGCTCAGGGAGGACGAACTGCGCGTCAGCGAGCAGAAGTACCGGCATCTCTTTGAGACGAGCATCGAGGGCATTCTCACAACGGACAAGGACTTCAGGATCGCCATGGTCAACAAGGTCATGGCCGAGATGTTCGGTTATACCGAAACCGAGATGCTCGGCATGCCCGTGGAAAAACTCGTTCACGCGGACGAACATGACGAGCACGGCATTGAGACCGACAAGCGGCGGACCGGGCACGCCTCACGGTATGAGCGACGATTTGTGCGAAAGGACGGGAGTGTTGTTTCGGCCCTCGTGTCCTCCACCCCGACATTCGACGATCAGGGGATATTCAACGGGTCCTTCAACATGGTTACCAACATCACGGACCTGCGCCGGGCCCAGGCGGAGCTCAAGCTGGCCAACGATCAGTTGGAGCGGCGTGTTGTCGAGCGAACGGACGAATTGAACAAGACCAATCGCCTCCTGCAGTCCGAGATTCATATCCGGAGGCAGACCGAGAAGGCGATCATCGAGGCCAAGGAGTCCGCCGAGGAAGCGACCAGGGCAAAGAGTGAATTCCTGGCCAATATGAGCCATGAGATCAGGACGCCCATGAACGCCATCATCGGCATGACCCACCTGGCCAAGATGACGAAGCTGACGGCGGTCCAGAAGGATTATCTCAACAAGATCGACATCTCCGCCCGTTCCCTGCTCGGCATCATCAACGACATCCTGGACATGTCCAAGGTCGAAGCGGGCATGCTGGCCGTCGAGGCCACGGAATTCAGGCTCAACGAGGTCCTGGAGCAGCTGGCCACCATCATTTCCCCCCGGGCCAACGAGAAGAAACTCGAATTTCTCATCAATGTGGACAAGGAAGTGCCTCCGGTCCTGGTGGGCGACTCCATGCGGTTGTCCCAGATTCTCATCAATCTGTGCAACAATGCCGTCAAGTTCACGGACAACGGGTCGGTTGTCGTCAGCATCGATAAGGTCGAGGACTGCGACAGCGACGTGAAACTCCGGTTTTCGGTCAAGGATGACGGCATCGGCATCCGGTCCGATCAGATAGACAGATTGTTCGAGCCTTTTACCCAGGCCGACACATCGACCACCCGCAAATACGGCGGCTCTGGGCTCGGTCTCCATCTCTGCAACCGGCTTGTGGAATTGATGGGAGGCCTCATCGGGGTCGAGAGCGAAGTAGGCAAGGGGAGCACGTTCTGGTTCGAGATCACCCTGCCCATTCGCGACTGGGATGAAGGGGAGTCCGTCCTGCCCGGCAACATGCGGGGGATGCGCACGCTGGTCGTGGACGACAACCCCACCTCCCGGGTCATCCTCAAGGGCATGCTCGAGCATATCGGGCTGCGCGTTGATCTGGCCTCATCGGGCTTTGAGGCGATCGACAAGCTGCGAGAGAGCCCGGACGGCGAATACAGTTTGCTTGTCATCGACTGGCGCATGCCGGAGTTGGACGGCATCGATACCGCCGGGAAAATCATGCTGGACCCCATGATCCCCGTGAAGCCCCCCATGGTCATGGTCTCCGCATACGGCAACGCGGCCCTGGTGAAGAAATCCAATGAGATGGGATTCAAGGGGCTGCTGTTCAAGCCGGTCAACCAGTCCTTCCTTTTCAATCTCGTGGTGGAGATCCTGGGCAAGGGCATGGTGACCACCACCCAGGCCCTGACCGATGGAAGGGACGCGGACAGATTGGCGGGTTCCCGCGTCCTGCTCGCGGAAGACAATGAGATCAACCGGCAGGTGGCCCACGAAATACTGTCGACAATGGGCGTTCGGATTGCCGAGGTAGTGAACGGCAAGGAGGCGCTTGATTACCTGGAAGACAACGAGGTCGATCTGGTCCTCATGGATATCCAGATGCCGGTCATGGACGGTTACGAGGCCACGGCGGCGATCAGAAAACAGGTGCGCTTCAGGGATCTGCCTGTCATCGCCATGACGGCCCATGCCATGATCGACGACATCGAGGAGAGCCGCCGGTCCGGCATGAACGATCACATCGCCAAGCCGTTCGATCCCGACGACCTGTTCAGCATGTTGTGCAAGTGGATTCCGGAGTCCAAGGTCGAGGTCGATGAAGTGAAGATCGACGAGGTCGCCGACGAAGGCAAGGAAACGACATTGCCTTCTCTTGCTGGAATCGATGTCGAACTCGGGCTCAAGCGGGCGCGCGGCAATGAAAAACTGTACCGGAACCTCCTGCTCCTGCTGGAAGACAAATATGCCGACGCGGCGGACGAGATAGAAAAGGCCCTGGCCGAGGGACTACGACCGGACGGTGTTTCCCTGGCCCATTCCGTCAAGGGGACGTCCGGCATGCTGGGGGCGATGGACCTGTTCGAAATGGCCAGTCGGCTCGAGATGGCCCTGGACGACGACTCGTGCCCGGACGTATCCGCCGAACTGGGCGCGTTCCGGGAAGCCCTTGAAGTGGTCATAGACAGCGTGCGCATAGTCCGGGCCGGTACGACGGAAACGGGTCTCGGTCATGACCTGAAGGTCGCGGACGTGGAGGAATTGCGGGCGGCGCTTGCCGAACTGAAGGCGCCGTTGTCCCGCGGGGCTCCCATGGAGAGCAGGGACGGGGCCGAAAAGGTCCGGTCCCTGGGCTGGCCGGCTGAACTGGAAACGGACGTGGCCGAGCTCCTGCGCCTCATCGCCGAATACGATTTCAAGAAGGCCCTCGGCCTTGCCGCGGAGCTGGAAAAGCGGCTGTAA
- a CDS encoding dihydroorotate dehydrogenase translates to MNMHVSIAGLELKNPVMTASGTFGFGLEFAPYGDLEALGGFVAKGISLKPREGNPMPRIAETPCGMLNAIGIQNPGVEAFVTQALPALKSKDVAVVANLYACDAAEFGELAGVLAGEEGVAALEVNVSCPNVKEGGVAFGQDPAQIARVTEAVRKKAGGKHVMVKLSPNVTDITVCARAAVDGGADSLSLINTLSGMAVDVRTGKPRIANVIAGLSGPAIKPVALRCVHQVVRAVDVPVIGIGGIASAEDALEFILVGAHAVQVGTANFLRPDFAFGLAGEMEKLLSEVGAESLEAFRGSLQLPL, encoded by the coding sequence ATGAATATGCATGTTTCCATCGCCGGTCTCGAACTCAAGAATCCGGTCATGACCGCCTCGGGCACCTTCGGCTTCGGCCTCGAGTTTGCGCCCTACGGCGATCTCGAAGCCCTCGGCGGCTTCGTGGCCAAGGGCATCTCCCTGAAGCCCCGCGAGGGCAACCCCATGCCGCGCATTGCCGAGACGCCGTGCGGCATGCTCAACGCCATCGGCATCCAGAATCCCGGGGTCGAGGCCTTTGTCACCCAGGCCCTGCCCGCGCTCAAAAGCAAGGACGTGGCCGTGGTCGCCAACCTGTACGCCTGCGATGCCGCCGAGTTCGGCGAGTTGGCCGGTGTGTTGGCGGGCGAGGAGGGCGTGGCCGCCCTTGAGGTCAACGTCTCCTGCCCCAACGTCAAGGAGGGCGGCGTGGCCTTCGGCCAGGACCCGGCCCAGATCGCGCGTGTCACCGAGGCGGTCAGGAAAAAGGCGGGCGGGAAGCACGTTATGGTCAAGCTGTCGCCCAACGTGACCGACATCACGGTCTGCGCCAGGGCTGCCGTGGACGGCGGGGCGGACTCCCTGTCGCTGATCAACACCCTGTCCGGCATGGCCGTGGACGTGCGGACCGGAAAACCGCGCATCGCCAACGTCATCGCCGGGCTGTCCGGCCCTGCCATCAAGCCGGTGGCCCTTCGGTGCGTGCACCAGGTGGTCCGGGCCGTGGACGTTCCGGTCATCGGCATCGGCGGCATCGCTTCCGCAGAGGACGCCCTGGAGTTCATCCTGGTGGGCGCGCACGCCGTGCAGGTGGGCACCGCCAATTTCCTGCGCCCGGATTTCGCCTTCGGCCTGGCCGGAGAGATGGAAAAACTGCTCTCCGAGGTCGGGGCCGAGAGCCTGGAAGCATTCCGGGGCAGCCTGCAACTTCCTTTGTGA
- a CDS encoding iron-sulfur cluster-binding protein, which yields MSLRNCRDVKVLQVSPVGRSETPDEFFELILEYPDWDGWKPGQFVMVRPVSWELDMLWARPFSISSAGDGRLTLFIQKVGRGTGRLARIAPGDMVTLWGPLGNSFAVEKDTPTLLLAGGIGIAPFRGYVERHPSPKNVQLFLAHRLPLACYPYDYLCGHVQGQCILEEKPEDLDGIIDAMGGLIKEYAQKKGLVLACGPTPFMRTVQRFAREFGARAQVSLENRMACGVGACLGCVTRDGEGHHVQVCTKGPVFWADKVEL from the coding sequence ATGTCCTTGCGGAATTGTCGTGATGTCAAGGTGTTGCAAGTTTCCCCGGTCGGCCGGTCCGAAACGCCGGACGAATTTTTCGAGCTGATCCTGGAGTATCCGGACTGGGACGGGTGGAAGCCCGGCCAGTTCGTCATGGTCCGGCCCGTTTCCTGGGAACTCGACATGCTCTGGGCCCGGCCCTTTTCCATCTCCTCCGCCGGAGACGGCAGGCTGACACTGTTCATCCAGAAGGTTGGGCGGGGCACCGGCCGTCTGGCCCGGATCGCGCCCGGTGACATGGTAACCCTCTGGGGGCCTCTGGGCAACTCGTTTGCCGTGGAGAAGGATACGCCGACCCTTTTGCTCGCGGGAGGCATCGGCATCGCACCTTTTCGCGGTTATGTCGAGCGCCATCCGTCACCGAAAAACGTGCAGCTCTTTCTGGCCCATCGCCTGCCCCTGGCATGCTACCCCTACGATTACCTGTGCGGCCACGTGCAAGGGCAATGCATACTTGAGGAAAAGCCCGAAGACCTGGACGGGATCATCGACGCCATGGGCGGTTTGATCAAGGAATATGCGCAAAAGAAAGGGTTGGTACTCGCCTGCGGGCCCACGCCTTTCATGCGCACCGTGCAGCGGTTTGCCAGGGAGTTCGGCGCGCGGGCCCAGGTGTCGCTGGAAAATCGCATGGCCTGCGGAGTGGGCGCGTGCCTGGGGTGCGTGACCAGGGACGGCGAAGGGCACCACGTGCAGGTGTGCACCAAGGGACCCGTTTTCTGGGCCGACAAAGTGGAACTCTAG